One Manduca sexta isolate Smith_Timp_Sample1 chromosome 26, JHU_Msex_v1.0, whole genome shotgun sequence genomic region harbors:
- the LOC115450767 gene encoding uncharacterized protein LOC115450767: MFKLTFIVSVMILGTLIYANYHNVDCNSCGEECKRACGTKQFKVCCYNYLRKKRVPDTVMVLSPVPSMRRINFPFFMDNMPQDAVEAVDQYKYYPNDDSFDMRLINDF, encoded by the exons atgttcaaactTACGTTTATTGTGTCCGTCATGATCTTAG GCACCCTCATCTATGCCAACTACCATAACGTGGACTGCAACTCATGCGGTGAAGAATGCAAGCGCGCCTGCGGCACCAAGCAGTTCAAGGTCTGCTGCTACAACTACTTGAGGAAGAAGCGAGTCCCCGATACCGTTATG GTGTTGTCGCCAGTTCCCAGCATGAGAAGGATTAACTTTCCCTTCTTCATGGACAACATGCCGCAAGACGCCGTGGAAGCTGTCGATCAGTACAAATACTACCCTAACGATGACTCGTTCGACATGCGACTTATTAAcgatttctaa